Proteins from a genomic interval of Gammaproteobacteria bacterium:
- a CDS encoding response regulator — MREQIRNSNILVIDDEPVNVAILEEVFSMSDMNNVTGTINSVEGVELYRSNNYDIVLLDINMPNYDGFDVMEKFREIGKDQTPPVLILTAANDEQIKIRALQGGAADFLLKPFNNEEILCRVNNLLELYLSKKELAWMNRSLEDKIIARTQELAQSQQEALLSLGFAAEYRDMDTASHTVRVGWYSKLLGRGIGFGEREQDILQQAAPMHDVGKLGIPDNILLKPGKLTAEEWEIMKTHCEIGAKILGVHSSPLMCTAKEIALGHHEKYDGSGYPSGLVGENIPINARIVILADVFDALTIERPYKNAWPLQKAIDYINSESGSFFDPELVKVFNDSLDDVLKVMNQFKD, encoded by the coding sequence ATGCGTGAACAAATAAGAAATTCCAATATTCTCGTCATTGATGACGAACCTGTAAATGTCGCAATCCTGGAAGAAGTTTTCAGTATGAGTGATATGAACAATGTAACCGGTACAATAAACTCGGTCGAAGGAGTGGAGTTGTACAGAAGCAATAACTACGACATTGTGCTGTTGGACATAAATATGCCCAACTACGACGGTTTTGACGTAATGGAAAAGTTTCGGGAGATTGGTAAAGACCAAACACCACCGGTGTTGATTTTAACAGCGGCAAATGATGAGCAAATTAAGATTCGAGCTTTGCAGGGTGGTGCCGCGGATTTTTTGCTTAAGCCGTTTAATAACGAAGAAATACTCTGCCGGGTAAATAATTTGCTGGAATTGTACCTGTCCAAAAAAGAATTGGCATGGATGAACCGAAGTTTGGAAGACAAGATTATCGCGAGAACACAGGAGTTGGCGCAAAGCCAACAAGAGGCACTGCTAAGTCTGGGGTTTGCGGCGGAGTATCGGGATATGGACACGGCCTCACACACTGTGAGAGTTGGCTGGTATTCCAAACTGTTAGGTAGAGGGATTGGGTTTGGTGAAAGAGAGCAAGATATACTACAGCAAGCAGCGCCTATGCATGATGTCGGAAAGTTGGGTATCCCGGACAATATACTATTGAAACCGGGTAAACTGACAGCAGAAGAATGGGAAATCATGAAAACGCATTGTGAAATCGGCGCAAAAATACTTGGGGTTCATAGCAGTCCCTTGATGTGTACTGCAAAAGAAATAGCTTTGGGCCATCACGAAAAGTACGACGGTAGCGGCTACCCCAGTGGATTAGTGGGTGAAAATATTCCGATAAACGCCAGAATAGTAATACTTGCAGATGTATTTGATGCGCTGACAATAGAACGACCGTATAAAAATGCCTGGCCGCTGCAAAAGGCTATAGATTATATCAACAGTGAGTCGGGTTCGTTTTTTGATCCGGAGTTGGTTAAAGTGTTTAATGATAGTTTGGATGACGTTCTGAAAGTAATGAATCAATTCAAGGATTGA
- the nrfD gene encoding polysulfide reductase NrfD: MGKKITLRAIDGNSAGYYLLMGVLGALIALGLGSAYYMEHQGHHVTGMTNQIVWGMPHVFAVFLIVAASGALNVASIASVFGKSLYKPLAPLSGLLAMSLLIGGLIVLVLDLGRPDRLIVAMTYYNFKSIFAWNIFLYNGFLLIVGVYLWMMLEKRFNKYSSSVGVVAFVWRLILTTGTGSIFGFLVSRQFYDAAIMAPLFILMSFAFGLAIFNIVLATAYTGTQRPLGGTLIERLRKLLGLFVLSVLFFVAIFHLTNLYATEHHSVEKFILNGDNVYTALFWLGYGLVGTVLPLALCYARGFARSLTALVSASVLVIAGGLSQMYVIIIGGQAFPLQLFPGKDVSSSFYDGVVNQYSPSLPEIALGVGGAALALAMVGFAVKALGFLPQSLADADVDTHHKPAPESEAAA, translated from the coding sequence ATGGGGAAGAAAATAACATTACGGGCCATTGACGGAAACAGTGCGGGTTATTATTTACTCATGGGCGTGCTCGGCGCACTCATCGCCCTGGGACTGGGATCCGCCTATTACATGGAACACCAAGGTCATCATGTCACCGGTATGACTAACCAAATTGTCTGGGGTATGCCTCATGTGTTTGCCGTATTCCTGATCGTAGCGGCATCCGGTGCTTTGAACGTTGCCTCCATCGCTTCAGTATTCGGCAAAAGCCTTTACAAACCGCTGGCGCCCTTGTCCGGCCTGTTAGCCATGAGCTTGCTCATTGGCGGATTGATTGTTCTGGTACTGGACTTAGGGCGCCCTGATCGCTTGATCGTGGCCATGACCTACTACAACTTTAAGTCCATCTTCGCCTGGAACATTTTCCTCTACAACGGCTTTCTGTTGATTGTAGGCGTGTATTTGTGGATGATGTTGGAAAAACGCTTCAACAAATACAGCTCCTCCGTGGGTGTGGTAGCCTTTGTCTGGCGTCTCATTCTCACCACCGGTACCGGCTCCATTTTTGGATTTCTGGTATCTCGACAGTTTTACGATGCTGCCATCATGGCCCCCCTGTTTATTCTTATGTCTTTCGCTTTCGGCCTGGCGATATTTAATATCGTGTTGGCCACAGCCTATACGGGCACTCAACGTCCCTTAGGCGGTACCTTGATAGAGCGCCTGCGTAAACTACTGGGATTATTCGTGCTGTCGGTACTGTTTTTTGTGGCCATTTTTCATTTAACCAATTTATACGCCACCGAACACCACAGCGTTGAAAAATTCATATTGAACGGTGACAATGTTTACACGGCTCTGTTCTGGCTGGGTTACGGTCTGGTGGGCACTGTGCTGCCACTGGCCCTGTGTTATGCCAGGGGTTTTGCCCGCTCCCTCACCGCTTTGGTCTCAGCCTCCGTGCTGGTGATTGCCGGTGGCTTAAGCCAAATGTATGTAATCATCATTGGTGGCCAGGCATTTCCCTTACAATTATTTCCCGGCAAAGACGTTTCCAGTAGTTTTTATGACGGTGTTGTTAATCAATACAGCCCCAGCCTGCCGGAAATTGCTCTGGGAGTGGGAGGCGCGGCCCTGGCGCTGGCCATGGTAGGATTTGCCGTAAAGGCGTTAGGCTTTTTACCACAGAGCCTGGCCGACGCCGATGTGGACACTCACCATAAGCCCGCTCCTGAATCCGAAGCGGCAGCCTAA
- the cobB gene encoding hydrogenobyrinic acid a,c-diamide synthase (glutamine-hydrolyzing) — protein sequence MNHLLISAAHKSSGKTTLSIGLCRALSNRKLKVQAFKKGPDYIDPMWLGMATGRPCYNLDFNTMSSAEQRTLFAQSGRDADICLIEGNKGLYDGVDLYGSNSNAALAKLLRSPVIIVIDTQGMTRGVAPLVLGYQNFDPLVNIAGVILNKVGGSRHESKLRNVLEHYTSVPVLGAVHRNTELTLLERHLGLIPSNELAAAEQHIDTTGRIIAEQVNLDTVLELAQTAPSITVNTNETQQSSPQKTYPVRIGIAKDAAFGFYYPDDLRAFEALGARLLPFSPLKDSKLPPVDGLFLGGGFPETHMDMLQHNDAMRTSIKEAIEAGLPVYAECGGLMYLCRQLHWENKTCSMVGALCADTVLEQKPQGRGYVRLKETHKHPWPKLPRAENEIAAHEFHYSKLINLDPNLEFAYEMQRGTGINGSNDGIIYKNVLACYTHQRNSNKHPWVERFLQFVTAQTAPQSRK from the coding sequence ATGAATCATCTGCTCATCTCTGCAGCACATAAATCTTCCGGCAAAACCACTCTTAGTATCGGTTTGTGTCGCGCCTTAAGCAATCGCAAGCTAAAAGTTCAAGCATTTAAAAAAGGCCCGGATTACATCGATCCCATGTGGCTGGGCATGGCAACCGGACGCCCTTGCTATAACCTGGATTTCAACACCATGAGCAGCGCCGAACAAAGGACCTTGTTCGCCCAAAGCGGTCGGGATGCGGATATATGCCTTATCGAAGGGAACAAAGGCTTGTATGACGGTGTAGATCTTTATGGCAGCAACAGCAATGCCGCATTGGCTAAATTACTCCGCTCGCCCGTCATCATTGTAATTGACACTCAGGGCATGACCCGGGGAGTCGCGCCCCTGGTGCTGGGATACCAGAATTTTGACCCTCTGGTGAACATTGCCGGAGTCATTCTCAACAAAGTCGGCGGCAGCCGCCACGAATCCAAGTTGCGAAATGTCTTGGAACACTACACTTCGGTACCGGTCCTTGGTGCGGTCCATAGAAACACCGAACTAACCCTATTGGAGCGTCATTTAGGCCTGATACCCAGCAACGAGTTGGCTGCAGCTGAACAACACATTGACACCACAGGGCGTATTATCGCCGAACAGGTGAACTTGGACACAGTTTTGGAACTGGCTCAAACAGCCCCGTCTATAACAGTCAATACCAACGAAACTCAACAGAGTTCACCCCAAAAAACATACCCTGTTCGAATCGGTATCGCCAAGGATGCGGCCTTCGGGTTTTACTATCCGGATGACCTGCGGGCGTTCGAAGCCTTGGGCGCCCGATTACTGCCCTTCAGCCCATTAAAAGACTCAAAACTACCTCCGGTGGACGGGTTATTTCTGGGAGGGGGGTTCCCAGAGACGCATATGGATATGCTCCAACACAATGATGCCATGCGAACAAGCATCAAAGAAGCCATTGAGGCAGGACTACCGGTCTATGCCGAATGTGGTGGTCTGATGTATTTATGCCGTCAACTTCATTGGGAAAATAAAACCTGCTCCATGGTGGGAGCCCTCTGCGCTGACACGGTGCTGGAACAAAAACCGCAAGGCCGCGGCTATGTGCGCCTCAAGGAGACCCACAAACACCCCTGGCCAAAACTACCGCGGGCCGAAAATGAGATTGCTGCACACGAATTTCACTATTCCAAACTGATCAATCTGGACCCCAATCTGGAATTCGCTTATGAAATGCAACGAGGTACGGGCATCAACGGCAGCAATGATGGTATTATTTATAAAAATGTACTGGCATGTTACACCCATCAACGCAATAGCAATAAACACCCGTGGGTGGAACGTTTTTTACAATTTGTAACCGCACAAACAGCACCACAATCCAGGAAATAA
- a CDS encoding PAS domain S-box protein, whose amino-acid sequence MSSGPDSLLRDPDVLQRNILFSILSESPRDRLLGWLAGLLLCVFLNYFYGLPFPFLWLYGFTAIYGFVYLLETNARNILPVRLKHSEALYLVSQMMLGFVWGSSLFISETDSIVSELFLVCLVQIGISMLVVMSNMAYWRGFVAYIGPVFVVWLVWVGKTENVHLFTIAAVVIMYGLVLVSFSRKTAKRIVEINRLGIENDYIQATLDEAIGSLKEAVSTKEKILEAVPDSIFIVDNYGFIIQNNLTAENTFTFSTGELLGKPLQVLFPGEAAYPADLMGFLLNSQENHTYITSDMIFAVKANGDRIPVEISLCRIEVDGEKCGVVLMRDLSEREYLKQLQLESAERARAEQQRQATQKNYENLIYALGELTYEHDVPAQKIRWSGAYTQILGYTSEEMGDDDPSWLNRVHPDDLTAVKREFERAQKGDLLFDIEYRFRARSGEYLWFHDRGIMSLSDSGVLLTNVGVMKNITRNKDSMRELAESRRFLELVLNTIPDRIYWKDLQGTYLGCNEVFARDMGLQSSNELAGLNEADVNWPSLDEQLVLQCREPRLHLEQLFPAADGGSRWLDMSQIPLTDNAGELVGIIGIYSDITTRKTAEIELRKEMRYRNGLTDVLKVSQERNTQEDLAQNIAALLVSQTFLTIMARCCIFLFDEHRKEIKIAAVEGMSSKETRYLSDLLEQNLDLLEESFDDVCLLHADAGVRFLRIAYGQESLGYIAVYRRSYSELAPEETEYLYSVCSVFANSLQRIHSELKLLRHNDLLEQQVGERTSQLLAAKEEAERANKAKSAFLASMSHELRTPMHGILSFANFGLAKAGKAPAEKIHQYFSQIKNSGERLLSLLNNLLDLAKLESGKMQMEFNMVDIKSVLDSCVKEQWVRLEEWGLKIDIDCTPMSDTVVLCDASHIAQVVTNLLSNAIKFSPRGGTIEIGCDDKLSTAAMLMVYVKDQGQGIPPEALRSIFDEFSQSNNESDKQKGTGLGLSISKRIIEAHQGRIWAVNNADGGATVSFVIPRQSKTALVMGV is encoded by the coding sequence ATGAGTTCCGGTCCGGATTCACTGTTGCGTGATCCAGATGTTCTTCAAAGAAATATTCTATTTTCTATTTTGAGTGAGTCTCCCAGGGACAGGCTTTTGGGTTGGCTGGCCGGTTTGCTGCTGTGTGTGTTTTTGAACTATTTTTATGGTCTACCGTTTCCGTTTCTGTGGTTGTATGGCTTCACTGCTATTTATGGTTTTGTTTATCTTTTAGAAACTAATGCCAGGAATATCCTCCCTGTTCGACTGAAGCATTCCGAGGCACTTTACTTGGTTTCACAAATGATGTTGGGGTTTGTCTGGGGTAGCAGCCTGTTTATTAGTGAAACCGATTCGATTGTTTCTGAGCTATTTTTAGTGTGTCTTGTGCAAATTGGCATTAGCATGCTCGTAGTAATGTCCAATATGGCGTATTGGCGTGGGTTTGTGGCATATATAGGCCCGGTGTTCGTTGTATGGTTAGTTTGGGTCGGCAAAACGGAAAATGTGCATTTGTTTACCATCGCCGCCGTGGTAATCATGTATGGCCTGGTATTGGTCAGTTTTTCCCGTAAGACCGCTAAGCGGATAGTCGAAATTAATCGTTTGGGTATAGAGAACGATTATATACAGGCGACACTGGACGAAGCCATTGGTTCTTTAAAAGAAGCAGTATCGACTAAGGAGAAAATACTCGAGGCTGTGCCCGATTCTATATTTATAGTCGATAATTATGGTTTTATTATTCAAAACAACCTCACCGCAGAAAATACTTTTACCTTTTCGACAGGGGAGCTTCTTGGGAAACCGCTGCAAGTGCTATTTCCGGGCGAGGCTGCATATCCAGCAGACCTTATGGGTTTTCTATTGAATAGTCAGGAAAATCACACTTATATTACCTCCGATATGATTTTTGCTGTCAAAGCAAATGGTGATCGTATTCCGGTTGAAATCAGCCTGTGTCGCATTGAAGTAGACGGAGAGAAGTGTGGTGTAGTGTTAATGCGTGACTTGAGTGAAAGGGAATATTTGAAACAATTACAGCTTGAGTCTGCGGAACGAGCTCGAGCGGAACAACAACGACAAGCGACGCAGAAGAATTACGAAAACTTGATTTATGCATTGGGTGAACTGACTTACGAACACGATGTACCGGCACAAAAAATCCGTTGGTCGGGTGCATATACGCAGATATTGGGTTATACCTCGGAGGAAATGGGAGATGATGACCCCAGTTGGCTAAATCGGGTCCATCCTGACGATCTTACCGCAGTGAAGAGGGAGTTCGAAAGGGCTCAAAAAGGCGATTTGTTGTTTGACATTGAGTATCGCTTTCGGGCCAGGAGTGGAGAATATTTGTGGTTTCACGACCGGGGGATTATGAGCTTGTCGGACAGTGGGGTTTTGCTGACGAATGTTGGGGTGATGAAAAATATAACCCGGAACAAGGATTCCATGCGAGAGTTGGCTGAGTCGAGGCGATTCTTGGAGCTGGTGTTAAACACTATCCCTGACAGAATATACTGGAAAGATTTGCAGGGGACCTATTTAGGCTGTAATGAAGTGTTTGCACGTGATATGGGGTTGCAGTCCTCTAATGAACTTGCCGGTTTAAACGAAGCTGATGTGAATTGGCCTAGTTTAGACGAACAACTGGTTTTGCAGTGCAGAGAACCCAGATTGCATCTGGAACAGTTATTTCCGGCAGCGGATGGTGGTTCAAGATGGCTTGATATGAGCCAAATTCCGTTGACCGACAATGCAGGAGAATTGGTCGGAATTATTGGTATTTATAGTGATATCACCACACGTAAAACAGCAGAGATTGAGTTACGAAAGGAAATGCGCTATCGCAATGGTTTGACTGATGTATTGAAAGTTTCCCAGGAAAGAAATACGCAAGAGGATTTGGCCCAAAATATAGCTGCATTGCTGGTATCACAAACATTTTTAACAATAATGGCCAGGTGTTGCATTTTTTTGTTTGATGAACATCGTAAGGAGATCAAGATCGCTGCGGTGGAGGGTATGAGTTCGAAGGAAACCAGGTACTTGAGCGACCTGTTGGAGCAGAATCTGGATTTGTTGGAGGAATCTTTTGATGATGTTTGTTTGCTCCACGCCGATGCGGGGGTGAGATTTTTGCGCATAGCCTACGGCCAAGAGTCCCTGGGATACATTGCAGTTTATCGTCGTTCCTATTCTGAATTGGCTCCCGAAGAGACAGAGTATTTGTACTCTGTGTGTAGCGTGTTCGCCAATTCGTTACAACGGATACATTCGGAATTGAAATTATTACGTCATAACGATCTGCTGGAACAACAAGTGGGAGAGCGTACCTCCCAGCTATTAGCCGCAAAGGAAGAGGCAGAACGGGCGAATAAGGCCAAATCCGCTTTTCTTGCCAGTATGTCCCATGAGTTACGCACTCCTATGCATGGCATACTGAGTTTTGCTAATTTTGGCCTGGCCAAGGCGGGTAAAGCCCCTGCTGAAAAAATTCACCAATATTTCTCCCAAATTAAAAACAGTGGGGAACGTTTGTTGTCCTTGTTGAACAATTTACTGGATCTGGCAAAGCTGGAATCCGGTAAAATGCAAATGGAGTTCAATATGGTTGATATCAAGTCGGTGTTGGATTCCTGCGTCAAGGAACAGTGGGTGCGACTGGAGGAGTGGGGCTTAAAAATAGATATTGATTGTACTCCCATGAGTGATACTGTGGTACTGTGTGATGCGTCCCATATTGCTCAAGTGGTAACAAATTTGTTATCCAATGCAATCAAATTCAGCCCTCGTGGTGGAACCATAGAAATCGGTTGTGATGATAAGTTGTCTACTGCGGCCATGCTGATGGTCTATGTTAAAGACCAGGGACAGGGTATACCTCCGGAGGCACTTCGATCCATATTTGATGAATTTTCCCAGAGTAATAATGAAAGTGATAAACAAAAAGGCACTGGATTGGGATTGAGTATCAGCAAACGCATCATTGAAGCCCATCAAGGTAGAATTTGGGCGGTGAACAATGCTGATGGCGGTGCCACTGTCAGCTTTGTCATACCCCGCCAGAGCAAAACGGCCTTAGTGATGGGGGTATGA
- a CDS encoding response regulator — MNPGTYILGVDDEPTNRMILEEIFEEDDVEFKCVTNGSECLELVKNREPNLILLDVNMPELNGLETCKILRETHRDIPILFVSALATPEERLAGYEAGGDDYITKPFNEEELKAKVNLALAQYSDKSRLRDEKSVAMQTTMIAISSASELGLIVHFLQESFSCPDAKSLALKALEHIDQYGVSVSLIIKDGNEKIVVFNDGIERPLELEVLEQLESKGRIYHAGKVTVFNGKVATMLLRNVPDDEEKAGRLRDHLIVLLDGIDARLSAISTEQELDRKQLALANALKVAQNEIQKIESIHRSQQNGVVNGFSTIGQHIEKALLTLELTEEQEHSLKSIVDVTETNTRKMYQQGNELELRYRNLVSQLSSVL; from the coding sequence ATGAATCCCGGTACGTATATCCTTGGAGTTGACGATGAACCTACAAATAGGATGATACTGGAAGAAATCTTCGAGGAAGATGACGTGGAATTCAAATGTGTAACCAACGGGTCAGAATGTCTCGAGTTGGTTAAAAATCGGGAACCCAATCTGATTTTACTTGATGTCAACATGCCGGAACTCAACGGTCTTGAAACCTGTAAGATATTGCGGGAGACGCATCGGGATATACCTATTCTGTTTGTATCTGCTCTGGCGACTCCTGAGGAACGACTAGCCGGGTATGAGGCCGGCGGAGATGATTACATTACTAAACCCTTTAATGAAGAAGAACTAAAAGCCAAGGTTAATCTGGCGCTGGCGCAATACTCGGATAAGTCTCGCCTGCGAGACGAAAAGAGCGTTGCAATGCAAACCACAATGATTGCCATCAGTAGCGCGTCGGAATTGGGATTGATTGTGCATTTTCTGCAGGAAAGTTTTTCCTGTCCGGATGCCAAGTCGCTTGCGTTAAAGGCGCTGGAACACATTGATCAGTATGGTGTGTCTGTCAGTCTTATTATCAAAGATGGAAATGAAAAAATAGTGGTGTTCAATGACGGGATAGAACGCCCTCTGGAACTTGAAGTGTTGGAACAATTGGAGTCCAAAGGTAGGATATATCATGCGGGAAAGGTGACCGTGTTTAACGGTAAGGTGGCAACCATGCTGCTGAGAAATGTCCCGGATGATGAGGAGAAAGCAGGTAGGCTGCGTGATCATCTTATAGTGTTGCTGGACGGGATAGATGCCCGATTGTCAGCTATTAGCACCGAACAGGAATTGGACCGAAAGCAATTGGCGTTAGCCAATGCGTTGAAAGTTGCTCAAAACGAAATTCAGAAAATAGAAAGTATACACAGGAGCCAACAAAATGGTGTAGTTAATGGCTTCTCTACAATTGGTCAGCACATTGAGAAGGCGTTGTTGACGCTGGAATTGACAGAAGAGCAGGAACATTCTCTCAAGAGCATTGTTGATGTGACTGAAACAAATACTCGGAAAATGTATCAGCAAGGAAACGAACTGGAATTGCGGTATAGAAACTTGGTTTCGCAGTTGTCTTCAGTGTTATAA
- a CDS encoding ATP-binding protein has translation MLIKTKSIKFRLMALFFVLVILPGTFGATISYHYATSALKKEIIDSLKTIAQSNLRSVKNQISERKEHAFLLSKTPSLVTFFETLHRTKSKTDEILPSSLKNYLTAHTKYGSFNGLFLIDSRGNIIHSNLQDGNTSTNLLTGKYRDSELAKAYRLSTDNEKPYVSSFALYPPSNKVSAFVVAPVFNPTGQHIGSVGIQINANSIYEATLQLGLGQSGEVIFTAQDKHHAVFLSKLKQDLEAKFQKISFGSHSGLPIQLAASGESGSGIHEDYRGNTVIAHWKYIPETGWGIVVKIDEDEAMAPVRTLTLWYLLLAVISIVLMFLSLRYASNTLVSPIQRLIDTTRQMSSGNSLIRACAHPHDSSEITELCVSFNEFCDNRDRVNSDIEAAQKKLDMIISYASQGIITIDENHKIILFNSECEKLFGYTAEEVMGKDLNVLVPHMFKAGHKLRVDRFLQQEERVLKSDLRDVKVMGLKKNGYSFPIEASISKIKVANKWIITAFITDITERIQARDQLIQSKNDAVRANHAKSAFLANMSHELRTPLHGILSFAKFGMKKSGNMTAEKSTSYFEQIHSSGNRLLYLLNDILDLAKLEAGKMELRFTKQSLTSIIETAVKEQESLVNEKNMRIHLDNVLVDSSAEIDTQRITQVVANLLSNAVKFNDNGGLITITLTKVMSHNASYFCFSIKDEGAGIPEDELEHIFGKFNQSMNTVSGVHGTGLGLPISREIVNAHHGRIWAENHPDGGAWFRFEIPVEQPKPEQLPISRNA, from the coding sequence ATGCTAATCAAAACCAAGAGTATAAAATTCCGTTTAATGGCTCTGTTTTTTGTGCTGGTCATACTACCGGGAACTTTCGGCGCGACCATCAGTTATCATTACGCCACAAGCGCACTGAAAAAAGAAATCATTGACAGCTTGAAAACAATTGCTCAAAGTAATCTCCGTTCTGTAAAAAACCAGATCAGTGAACGAAAAGAACATGCGTTCCTGTTAAGCAAAACCCCATCTCTTGTTACCTTTTTTGAAACTCTACATAGAACGAAAAGTAAAACCGATGAAATACTCCCCTCATCTCTTAAAAACTATTTAACCGCACATACCAAATACGGTAGTTTTAACGGCCTGTTTCTTATCGATTCCCGTGGAAACATTATTCATTCAAATTTACAGGACGGCAATACCTCGACAAATCTTTTGACTGGAAAATATAGAGATTCCGAACTCGCAAAAGCCTATCGACTTTCCACGGACAACGAAAAACCGTATGTTTCTTCATTTGCGCTATACCCCCCATCCAATAAAGTGTCTGCATTTGTAGTAGCACCGGTGTTCAATCCAACAGGACAACATATTGGATCAGTTGGCATACAAATCAACGCCAACTCAATTTACGAAGCCACCCTACAACTTGGGCTTGGCCAAAGCGGCGAAGTTATTTTCACTGCTCAGGACAAACACCATGCGGTTTTTCTGAGCAAACTTAAACAGGACTTGGAAGCCAAATTCCAAAAAATCTCCTTTGGCTCTCATTCCGGACTTCCTATTCAGCTGGCTGCCAGCGGTGAGTCCGGGTCCGGTATTCATGAAGATTACCGCGGCAACACCGTCATCGCCCATTGGAAATATATACCGGAAACAGGTTGGGGTATCGTCGTGAAAATAGATGAAGACGAAGCCATGGCTCCTGTGCGCACCTTGACCCTGTGGTACCTGTTATTAGCAGTAATCAGTATTGTTCTAATGTTTCTTTCCCTAAGGTATGCATCCAATACGTTAGTAAGCCCAATACAAAGATTAATCGATACTACTCGACAAATGTCATCAGGAAATTCTCTGATTCGTGCTTGTGCACATCCGCATGATTCCAGTGAAATTACCGAACTTTGCGTTAGCTTTAATGAGTTCTGCGATAACAGGGACAGAGTAAATAGTGACATCGAAGCTGCTCAGAAAAAATTGGATATGATAATCTCTTATGCTTCCCAAGGCATCATTACCATAGACGAAAACCACAAAATCATTCTATTTAACAGCGAATGTGAGAAGTTATTTGGGTATACCGCCGAAGAAGTAATGGGTAAAGACCTGAATGTTTTAGTACCGCACATGTTTAAAGCCGGCCACAAATTGCGGGTAGATCGTTTTTTACAACAGGAAGAGCGCGTTCTCAAATCCGATCTGCGCGATGTGAAAGTCATGGGACTGAAGAAAAATGGCTACAGCTTCCCTATAGAAGCATCTATTTCGAAAATTAAAGTTGCTAACAAATGGATTATTACCGCATTCATAACCGATATTACTGAGCGAATTCAGGCTAGAGATCAGCTGATTCAATCGAAAAATGATGCTGTACGCGCAAATCATGCGAAATCTGCGTTCCTGGCCAACATGTCCCATGAGTTACGCACCCCATTACACGGCATATTAAGCTTTGCAAAATTTGGAATGAAAAAGTCCGGTAATATGACAGCCGAGAAAAGCACGTCTTACTTTGAACAGATTCATTCCAGTGGCAATCGCTTATTGTATTTGTTGAACGACATATTGGACTTAGCGAAACTTGAGGCCGGGAAAATGGAACTGCGTTTTACTAAGCAATCCTTGACTTCCATAATTGAAACCGCAGTCAAGGAACAAGAGAGCTTAGTAAACGAGAAGAATATGCGGATTCACTTAGACAATGTACTGGTGGACAGCAGTGCAGAAATTGATACACAGCGCATAACCCAGGTTGTTGCTAACCTGCTTTCCAATGCCGTCAAGTTCAACGATAACGGAGGACTCATCACCATCACGCTCACCAAAGTAATGTCGCACAATGCCTCTTACTTTTGTTTCAGCATTAAAGATGAGGGAGCCGGGATCCCTGAGGATGAGTTGGAACATATTTTTGGAAAGTTCAACCAAAGCATGAACACTGTTTCCGGGGTGCACGGCACAGGCTTGGGGTTGCCCATTTCCCGGGAAATTGTCAATGCTCACCATGGACGTATCTGGGCCGAAAACCATCCTGATGGGGGTGCTTGGTTTCGCTTCGAAATACCCGTTGAACAGCCCAAACCGGAACAGCTGCCCATATCACGCAATGCGTGA
- a CDS encoding iron-sulfur cluster assembly accessory protein produces the protein MITISPEAAAQIRLSAERTASESLPMRIAAKVAVDESIEYGLGFDEKNDDDLSFTVEGINIIIAKSSAELLHGAHLHFVDLEDGTQNFIFQNPNDPNYKPPKED, from the coding sequence ATGATCACAATCAGCCCAGAAGCCGCCGCACAAATTCGTCTATCCGCAGAACGCACCGCCAGCGAGTCCTTACCCATGCGCATCGCTGCCAAAGTGGCGGTAGATGAAAGTATTGAATACGGTTTGGGTTTTGACGAAAAAAACGACGATGACCTGAGTTTCACTGTGGAAGGTATTAATATCATCATTGCCAAATCCAGTGCTGAGCTGCTTCACGGTGCCCATCTGCATTTTGTGGATCTGGAAGATGGCACGCAAAATTTTATTTTTCAAAACCCAAATGACCCCAACTACAAACCGCCAAAAGAGGACTGA